A DNA window from Candidatus Falkowbacteria bacterium contains the following coding sequences:
- the mutM gene encoding bifunctional DNA-formamidopyrimidine glycosylase/DNA-(apurinic or apyrimidinic site) lyase, producing MPELPEVETIRLGLVSKVLNKKIKRVWIESSFKNKISPNAGKFIKLLKDEKIKDIERKGKLLIFKITSDDFILVHLIMTGQLVYQSSKGSLVAGGHPIQNQEVLPNKFTRVQFDFIDGSRLYFNDVRKFGYLKLVDKLEMEQAKARYGVEPIDKDYTFEYFNKVLSKRPNQMIKVLLLEQKDISGLGNIYVDETCFAAGVKPQRRIKTLSKVERKKIFINTTKILQKAIKYQGTSFSNYLNSEGQLGGFQKFLKVYGRVGKPCLMCENSELRRIKIAGRTSSYCPECQK from the coding sequence ATGCCAGAATTGCCAGAAGTTGAAACAATTCGTCTGGGTTTAGTTTCTAAAGTTTTAAATAAAAAAATTAAAAGAGTTTGGATTGAATCCAGTTTTAAAAATAAAATTTCCCCAAATGCCGGGAAGTTTATTAAATTATTGAAAGATGAGAAAATTAAAGATATCGAAAGAAAGGGAAAGTTGTTGATTTTTAAAATAACAAGCGACGATTTTATACTAGTTCATTTGATAATGACTGGGCAATTAGTTTACCAGTCGAGTAAGGGTAGTCTGGTGGCAGGTGGGCATCCTATTCAAAATCAAGAAGTTTTGCCAAATAAATTTACGCGAGTACAGTTTGACTTTATTGATGGTTCGCGACTATATTTTAATGATGTAAGAAAATTTGGTTATTTGAAATTAGTTGATAAACTTGAAATGGAACAAGCAAAAGCACGGTATGGGGTTGAACCAATTGATAAAGATTATACTTTTGAATATTTTAATAAAGTCTTGAGTAAACGCCCAAACCAAATGATTAAAGTACTGCTTCTTGAACAAAAGGACATTTCAGGCTTAGGTAATATTTACGTTGATGAAACTTGTTTCGCCGCAGGCGTTAAACCACAAAGACGGATAAAAACCTTGAGCAAGGTTGAAAGAAAAAAAATATTTATTAATACAACAAAAATTTTACAAAAAGCTATAAAATATCAAGGAACTTCGTTTAGCAATTATCTGAATAGTGAAGGACAACTTGGAGGATTTCAAAAGTTTTTGAAAGTTTACGGTAGAGTTGGAAAACCTTGTTTGATGTGTGAGAACTCTGAGTTGAGAAGAATAAAAATAGCCGGACGTACGTCCAGCTATTGTCCTGAATGTCAGAAATAA
- a CDS encoding 2,3-bisphosphoglycerate-independent phosphoglycerate mutase, translating to MQKIPKPVVLIILDGWGIAPASEGNGVTLAKTPNFDKLVANYPAMTLLASGEAVGLSWGEMGNSEVGHLNLGVGKIFYQNLPRISKAIEDETIFENETLKKAIAHVQKHNSKLHLVGLMSEGKVHGMNSHCYGLLELAKKNKVKEVYVHAFLDGRDSPYNSGEGFIQELEEKFKEIGVGVVASLHGRMFAMDRDNRWERIEKTYRAMVEGKSEEYYKNPVKAVQGSYKHKVYDEEFEPVVIGKDGRPTSVVEKNDAVIYFNYRADRARQLTKAFVMDDFDKFQRSEKIANLFFATMTEYEEGLPVEVIFPKEEIKMSLPKILSQKGYKQLHIAETEKYAHVTFFFSGGTEDPYEGEDRIVIPSPKVATYSEKPEMSAKKVTDDLMKEIMSEKHDFIVVNYANPDMVSHTGEIKPTVQSIEYTDKLLGDVVNLILSKGGQAMIVADHGNAEELVNLQTGEKDKEHSTNPVPCLVIGKQFEGKTIEDVQLVGNDLSLVQPIGLLSDVAPTILKMMNIDIPDEMSGRSLI from the coding sequence ATGCAAAAAATACCTAAACCAGTTGTACTTATAATTCTTGATGGTTGGGGAATTGCTCCAGCGTCAGAAGGTAATGGTGTGACTTTGGCCAAAACACCTAATTTTGATAAATTAGTAGCAAATTATCCTGCTATGACTTTGTTAGCTTCAGGTGAGGCTGTGGGGTTATCCTGGGGTGAAATGGGGAATTCGGAAGTTGGTCATTTGAATTTAGGTGTAGGGAAGATTTTTTATCAAAACTTACCTAGGATTAGCAAGGCAATTGAGGATGAGACAATCTTTGAAAATGAAACTCTCAAGAAGGCAATTGCTCATGTACAAAAACATAATTCAAAATTGCATCTTGTGGGGTTGATGAGTGAAGGTAAGGTTCATGGTATGAACAGTCATTGTTATGGTCTTTTGGAATTAGCCAAGAAAAATAAAGTTAAAGAAGTGTATGTACATGCATTTTTAGATGGCCGTGATTCACCATATAATAGTGGTGAAGGATTCATTCAAGAACTTGAGGAAAAATTCAAGGAAATTGGTGTTGGCGTAGTGGCTTCTCTGCATGGACGTATGTTTGCTATGGATCGTGATAATCGTTGGGAAAGGATAGAAAAAACATATCGAGCAATGGTCGAAGGAAAAAGTGAAGAGTATTACAAAAATCCAGTAAAAGCAGTTCAGGGTTCTTATAAGCATAAAGTTTATGATGAAGAGTTTGAGCCAGTTGTAATTGGTAAAGATGGAAGGCCAACTTCTGTAGTTGAAAAAAACGATGCGGTGATATATTTCAATTATCGAGCTGATCGTGCTAGGCAGTTGACTAAAGCTTTTGTTATGGATGATTTTGATAAGTTTCAGAGAAGTGAAAAAATTGCAAATTTGTTTTTTGCTACAATGACAGAATATGAGGAGGGCCTACCAGTAGAAGTTATTTTTCCAAAAGAAGAAATCAAGATGTCACTACCAAAAATTTTAAGTCAAAAAGGGTACAAACAGTTGCATATTGCGGAAACTGAAAAGTATGCCCATGTTACTTTTTTCTTTAGTGGTGGAACGGAGGATCCATACGAAGGCGAAGACAGAATTGTAATTCCTTCTCCAAAGGTGGCAACATATTCAGAAAAGCCGGAAATGTCAGCCAAGAAAGTTACTGATGATTTGATGAAAGAGATTATGAGTGAGAAACATGATTTTATTGTGGTTAATTATGCCAATCCTGACATGGTTAGTCACACTGGTGAAATTAAGCCAACAGTTCAATCAATTGAGTATACTGATAAATTGTTGGGCGATGTTGTGAATTTAATTTTATCAAAAGGCGGGCAGGCAATGATAGTTGCAGACCACGGTAATGCTGAAGAGTTAGTGAACTTACAAACAGGTGAAAAAGACAAGGAGCATAGTACTAATCCTGTGCCGTGTCTAGTGATTGGCAAACAATTTGAAGGAAAAACAATCGAGGATGTTCAGTTGGTAGGCAATGATTTAAGTTTAGTTCAGCCGATTGGTCTTTTGTCTGATGTTGCACCAACGATTTTAAAAATGATGAATATTGATATTCCTGATGAAATGTCAGGGCGGTCGTTAATTTAG
- a CDS encoding 2,3-bisphosphoglycerate-independent phosphoglycerate mutase, translated as MGPVVLLILDGWGIAPKSKGNAIELAKKPNFDLLWKKYPHTELKAHGLNVGLPKHYVGNSEAGHINIGAGRVVKDDAVEISEDILNGRFKKNSALNQTIEVVKKNKSALHLMGMVSDGESPHSSLDHLYSLVDLAYSKGLRKIYLHLFTDGRDAPQFHALKIVDEVLKNVYGKAVIVSLIGRFYAMDRGKNWKRTQKAYDCMTIGKGAFFNDYRDAIVHAYNQKQTDEFIEPCVIGKDKKQTEKTRIKEKDGVIFFNARSDRSRQLSKCFVQHDFNRMNKGAFRRSKVYKGLEFCALTDFGPDLDHILTAYPAAELNATLPIILDDKKQLYIAETEKYAHVTYFMNGGSADPVNGEARLKINSPRVKSYALKPEMSVYKITNKVKQFIERKKFDFFAINFANPDMIGHTGNLKAVVEAVNHVDKCIGELTKLVLKNKGVIIITADHGNAEKMIDLKTNEIWTGHTTNPVPFVLVSDEHKGVKLRKGILGDIAPTVYDLYNQENISKKIKKSLIK; from the coding sequence AAAAGCTCATGGTCTTAATGTTGGTTTACCAAAACATTATGTTGGGAATTCTGAGGCTGGGCATATTAATATAGGCGCAGGAAGAGTTGTCAAAGACGACGCAGTTGAGATTTCCGAAGACATTTTGAATGGACGATTTAAGAAAAATTCAGCTTTAAATCAAACAATTGAAGTAGTCAAAAAAAATAAATCAGCCTTGCACTTGATGGGAATGGTTTCAGATGGAGAAAGTCCACATTCATCTTTGGATCATTTGTATTCTTTGGTTGATTTAGCTTACAGTAAAGGGCTTCGGAAAATATATTTACACTTGTTTACGGATGGGCGTGATGCGCCGCAGTTTCATGCTTTGAAAATTGTTGATGAAGTATTGAAAAATGTTTACGGTAAAGCTGTAATTGTTAGTTTGATTGGTAGGTTTTATGCTATGGATCGAGGTAAAAACTGGAAACGAACTCAAAAAGCTTACGACTGCATGACTATTGGAAAAGGAGCATTTTTTAATGATTATCGTGATGCGATCGTACATGCTTATAATCAAAAGCAAACGGATGAGTTTATCGAGCCGTGTGTTATTGGTAAAGACAAAAAGCAGACAGAAAAGACTAGAATAAAAGAAAAAGATGGAGTGATATTTTTCAATGCGCGTTCTGATCGCTCCAGGCAGTTGAGCAAATGTTTTGTTCAACATGATTTTAATAGAATGAATAAAGGTGCTTTTCGTCGATCTAAAGTATACAAAGGGTTGGAGTTTTGTGCTTTAACTGATTTTGGCCCAGATTTAGATCATATTTTAACTGCCTATCCTGCTGCTGAATTAAATGCAACTTTGCCAATAATTTTGGATGACAAAAAACAGCTTTATATTGCAGAAACAGAAAAATATGCCCATGTTACTTACTTTATGAATGGAGGTTCAGCTGATCCGGTAAACGGTGAAGCAAGGCTTAAAATTAATTCACCTCGAGTGAAAAGTTATGCACTTAAACCTGAAATGAGTGTTTACAAAATAACTAACAAAGTAAAACAATTTATTGAAAGAAAAAAATTCGATTTCTTTGCAATTAATTTTGCTAATCCAGACATGATAGGTCATACGGGTAATTTGAAGGCAGTCGTGGAGGCAGTCAACCATGTAGATAAATGTATTGGTGAATTGACTAAGCTAGTATTAAAAAATAAAGGTGTTATAATTATAACTGCTGACCATGGTAATGCTGAAAAAATGATTGATTTAAAAACAAATGAGATTTGGACTGGGCATACTACTAATCCAGTCCCGTTTGTTCTAGTTTCTGATGAACACAAGGGGGTTAAATTAAGAAAAGGTATTCTAGGTGATATTGCGCCAACAGTATATGATTTATATAATCAAGAAAATATTTCAAAAAAAATAAAAAAATCTCTAATAAAATAA